The genomic region ttaacctacagtacagtatttgaCCTACTGTTGACCTATtgtactgttaacctactctactgtcctgttgacctactatactgtacagttaacctactctactgtactgttgacctactgcactgtactgttaacctaccgtactgtactgttgacctactatactgtactgttgacctactgtactgttgacctactgtacagttaactttttatggctgcaggggcagtattgagtagcttggatgaaaaggtgcccattgtaaacggccagctccccagtctcagttgctaatatatgcatattattattattattggataaaaaacactctaaagtttccaaaactgtcaaaatattgtctgtaagtataacagaactgatattgcaggcgaaaccctgaggaaaatcaaaactggaagtggcttctatttagaaaactccatgttccatagcctccctttgctggatatGAACCAGATCccctttcctatcgcttcctcaaggtgtcaacagtctttagacatagttttattttgaaaaatgagccagaacgataacatcgtgtcaagtggtcacatgagttttgcgcaacagagtttggacagccattgttatcccctctcctctcctactgataaagacatttgcggtttatatattatcgattatatattttaaaaacaacctgaggattgattataaaaaacgtttgacatgtttctgtggacattatggaaactaattggaatttttgtctgcgttgtcatgaccgctctttcctgtggatttctgaacataacgcaacaaacaaactgaggtattttggatataaaaatcatctttatggaacaaacagAACATTTGATGTGTAAccgggagtctcgtgagtgaaaacatccgaagatcatcaaaggtaaacgattaatttgattgcttttctgattttcgtgaccgagcttcctgatgctaagtgtacttaataatgttttgtcgtgcgatcgataaacttacacaaacacttggattgctttcgctgaaaagcataatttcaaaatctgacatgacaggttgcacttgtgatttcatgaatataaatacttgtagtaatatttattgaatgtagcgctatgctattcagcagttgttgatgacacttatcccgatatagggattgcagccataacaagttaacctACCTActtgacctactgtactgttgacatACTGTGCAGTTAACCTACCTACTTGCCCTACTGTATTTTTGACctatgcactgtactgtactgtagggtttaCCTACTGTTCTGTATTATAtacctactgtactgttgacctactgttctgttgacctactgtactgtgctgtactgtattgtTGAACTACTCTATTGAGGACCTAATGTACAATACTGTTGAGAACctactgtagtagacctactgtactgtacacctagtgtactgtagacctattgtcctgtactgtcctgttgagctactgtactgtattgtactgttgacctactgtactgtattgttgacctactgtactgttgacctactgtactgttctgttgacctactgtactgttgacctactgtactgttctgttgacctactgtactgtactgtcctgttgaccaactgtactgtactgttgacctactgcactgttgacctactgtactgttctgttgacctactgtactgttgacctactctattGATgacctactgtattattgacctactgtactgaactgtactgtactgttaaaaTACTGAACTGCTGACCTACTattgtactgttgacctactgtactacagtatattgcATTGTACTGTTggcctactgtactacagtatattatattgttggcctactgtactacagtatattgtgttgtagtgttggcctactgtactactacagtatattgtattgtagtgttggcctactgtactacagtatattgtattgtactgttggcctactgtactacagtatattatattgttggcctactgtactacagtatattgtattgtactgttggcctactgtactacagtatattgtattgtagtgttggcctactgtactacagtatattgtattgtactgttggcctactgtactacagtatattgtgttgtactgttggcctactgtactacagtatattgtattgtactgttggcctactgtactacagtatattgtagtgttggcctactgtactacagtgtattatattgttggcctactgtactacagtatattatattgttggcctactgtactacagtatattatattgttggcctactgtactacagtatattatattgttggcctactgtactacagtatattatattgttggcctactgtactacagtatattgtgTTGTACTGTTGGCCTACCTACTGTTGTAAATGTTCCACAGAAATGTGTTGTTGGCTGCGCCCATGTtgaatccaatgcttcccacagttgtgtcaagttggctggatgtcctttgggtggtggaccattcttgaaacacacgGGAATTTCcccccccaattttgtggtatccaattggtagtagttacagccttgtctcatcgctgcaactcccgtgcggactcaggagaggtcgagagccatgtgccCATtcaccaagccgcactgcttcttgacacaatgcacatccaacccggaagccagccgcaccaatgtgtcggaggaaacacctggcgacctggttagcgtgcactgcgctcGGCCCgtcacaggagtcactagtgcgcgatgagacaaggatatccctgccggctaaaccctccctaacccggatgacgctgggccaattgtgtgccgccccataGGCCTCCTGGTCAcgaccggctgcgacagagcctgggctcaaacccagaatctctggtggcacagctataGACAGTTCCTTAGACAACTGCACCATCCGGGATGCCCTGGGAAACTATTGAGTGTGAAAAGACCAGcagggttgcagttcttgacacactcaaaccggtgcacctgtcacctactaccataaccctgttcaaaagcacttcaatattttgtcttgccctctgaatggcacacatacacaatccatgtctcaattgtcttaaggtttaaaaatcctcctaatctttctcctccctttcatctcaaatcaaatcaaattgtattggtcacatacacatggttagcagatgttattgcaagtgatAGAACTGGatttaagtgacatcaataagggaccatagattcacctggtcagtcaaaaTCATGGAAGGTTTTCTTCatattttgtatactcagtgtgtgTCGAAAAGCAAAATAACATTTGTAGTAATGTTTCTGTAAATATGCTTTCCAAACTCATTGTCTCAGAAAGTAGTGAGGTTAATGGTTCAATTTGATAAAAAGTGAAGGATTTTAAAACATCCTAGTCTTGTTTCGGTTTAGGTCCTGACAGGCTAGTTAGGGACATGCATGGAAAGAAAAGGAGGATATGTGAGCAGACATTCAGATGGTCCTTAACTTTATTTAACAAGCTTATTTCTGCTTCATCTGAGACCACTTACCACTGACAATCGACTTAAAATTAGTGATATTTCCACTCCATCTACTTTTACCTCACTTTCAGTATGAATAATCTGCTAGACCACCAGACCCCTTCTTGCTGTGTATGTGGGTAGtatggaagggggggggggggtgatgtaaATGTGGTTTATATAGAGAGGAGAAACCTGCAGTCTCTCAAATCATCTAGATCTCTGCCAGTCCACCAGCATGTACCTgcacctcctcatcctcctccaacTCCTTTCCTCTGCTGGTGAGTTGATCTATTctatacattatatatctacGAAGAACCAGCTAGTAAAGAAGGTATAGCTGATTATTCTCTATGTAAGAACCAGCTAGTAAAGAAGGTAAAGCTGATTATTATCTATATAAGAACCAGCTAGTACAGAAGGTATAACTGATTATTCTCTATATAAGAACCAGCTAGTAAAGAAGGTATAGCTGATTATTATCTATATAAGAACCAGCTAGTACAGAAGGTATAACTGATTATTCTCTATATAAGAACCAGCGAGTAAAGAAGGTATAGCTGATTATTCTCTATATAAGAACCAGCTAGTACAGAAGGTATAGCTGATTATTCTCTATATAAGAACCAGCTAGTAAAGAAGGTATAGCTGATTATTATCTATATAAGAACCAGCTAGTAAAGAAGGTATAGCTGATTATTATCTATATAAGAACCAGCTAGTAAAGAAGGTATAGCTGATTATTCTCTATATAAGAACCAGCTAGTACAGAAGGTATAACTGATTATTCTCTATATAAGAACCAGCTAGTAAAGAAGGTATAGCTGATTATTGTCTATATAAGAACCAGCTAGTAAAGAAGGTATAACTGATTATTCTCTATATAAGAACCAGCTAGTAAAGAAGGTATAGCTGATTATTCTCTATATAAGAACCAGCTAGTACAGAAGGTATAGCTGATTATTCTCTATATAAGAACCAGCTAGTAAAGAAGGTATAGCTGATTATTATCTATATAAGAACCAGCTAGTAAAGAAGGTATAGCTGATTATTCTCTATATAAGAACCAGCTAGTAAAGAAGGTATAGCTGATTATTCTCTATATAAGAACCAGCTAGTACAGAAGGTATAACTGATTATTCTCTATATAAGAACCAGCTAGTAAAGAAGGTATAGCTGATTATTGTCTATATAAGAACCAGCTAGTAAAGAAGGTATAACTGATTATTCTCTATATAAGAACCAGCTAGTAAAGAAGGTATAGCTGATTATTCTCTATATAAGAACCAGCTAGTACAGAAGGTATAACTGATTATTCTCTATATAAGAACCAGCTAGCAAAGAAGGTAAAGCTGGTTATTCCCTAAAAATAATCACTTGGTAGCAGACAGTAAAGGATGTAGCTAATTGTTAACCAAATTGACCACAAATGATGTTGTTATTTTTTTGGTCCTTGTGTGTCCCAGAAGACATAGTTAACATGGTATCCTCTTTCCTCCTACTTCCAAGGAGCCTCTGAGAGTGGTATTGTGGGTGGTAAGATGGCTAAGCCCCACTCAAGGCCCTATATGGTCTCTCTGCAACACAGAGGACACCATGTTTGTGGAGGAATGCTGATCCGGGAGGACTTTGTCCTGACTTCAGCACACTGCTTAAGGAGGTGAGTCAACAACGAATACAAATGCATCGTGTTACATGTCTCTTGAAGGGGCATCTATGAGTATGTTGACTGTCTTGTGGTTTAATGAGACTCGTTTCGATTTGTTTTTTTTAGAGAATATCCTTTAACGGTGGTTCTTGGAGCTCACAACCTAAccaaagaagagaagaagagtcgGCAAGAGAGGAAAGTGTCACATTACCATCGGCATCCCTTACATGAGAATATAACGCAGTTAAGTTACGACATCATGCTACTGAAGGTGTGTCTCAGACATATTTCTCTATTCTCTATtcttaatgttttttttgttaggACGGTAAACTCCCTAATATTATTTTATCACAATGTCCTGCTTACAGACATCAACATCATTAAAATCTGTCTCGTGAGACACTTTTGGCTCTTTGTTCCACCTTAGCTGGTCAAGTGATACTTGTAGATATTATATTTACCCCCATTTCATCCATAGCTTCTACCTGTTTTTAAGTGGTTCATTAGAATCTAATTCGTACAATGTTTATCTTTTACAGTTACATACCAACGCCGTTCTGAACGAGTATGTGAAGGTCATTGGACTACCCAATAAAGATAAACGTATCCCAGCCAGAACCAAGTGCTCTGTCACTGGCTGGGGCAAGACTTCACCAGATAAAACATCTGGTGTTGCAGATGTATTGATGGAAGTTGAAGTCACAATGCAGTTCAACTTTGAATGCGTAAAGAAGTGGAAAGATGACTTTATAAGTAGCCAAATGATATGCACTGATGACGGACAGAAAGGCTTTTGTCAGGTAAATTACACATATTTGAATCAAGTACATTTTTGAATCAAGTACATTTTTGAATCAAGTAAATATTTGAATCAAGTAAATATTTGATTCAAGTACATTTTTGAATCAAATAAATTTGACAAGTACAGTTTCAAACAACACGGAATGATAAGAGGTGTTAGTTGGAGAAAAAAAGATGAGCTCTCCTTTTTCGGTTCCAGCAGTATGTACAATACTGCTACTTACTTACAAATGTTTGTTTTAATGTTTCCCAGGGAGATTCAGGTGGACCTGTTATTTGCAAGAACAAGAACGTGGCACATGGTATTGTTGCTTCTTTTAAGTAATCCACTGAAATGTGATGATGGTAGATTCCCCCGTGTTTACATAAATCTTTCCTTCTTTAAGTCCTGGATTGAAGAGGTGATTAATGGATAGCTTTAAAAATAGATATACATTCATATAAAAATAATGCATGCATAAATAGATATATCATAAATGCATAACTTGTTGTGTACgaatatacaggtaactgacaaaatagtGGAAActcttgagtaaatgagggataaaaATGATTTTGAAACATACACTTCCACaaaggtgtggttcctgagttgaTGAAGCAATTAACATCATGATTATGGTCATATGTAGAAAAATGCTGGGCagtccattattttggctaccatggcaatGAAtacataggatgacaatgccgccatccacagggcacgagtggtcactgaatgatttgatgagcatgaaaaactATGTAAACCATATGTCAtagccgtctcagtcaccagatctaaacccaattgaacactttaCGGGAGATTGTGGAACGGCGCCTGAGACCAGCGTTTTTCCCCCActgtcaacaaaacaccaaatgatggcatttctcgtggaagaatgatgtcacatccctccaatagagttccagacagttGTAGAATCTATGTAAATCTATGTAAATTTCTCGTGGGAAGAAtgatccctccaatagagttccagacacgtGTAGAATCTATGTCAAGGTGGGTTGAAGTTGTTCTGGTGGCCCAACAACTCTATTAAGACACTttgtgttggtgtttcctttactttggcagttacctgtagaggTCTGCTTAATAAGGAACATTGTGTGTATTTTTTTCTTTCAGTTTTGATTGGTGGAGCTGTACAGTAATGGCATGTCCCACAttctctgttttttttatttttttattaatcaaTTACAGCTTTTACTGCAATGAAATGTTACGTTTTCTAAAGCCAAACCTTTGTGACTCAGTGGTTAATATTTTGCATGTTGAACCCATGTAACAtttgtaaataaaaaatacatttttgtactTTAGGATAATATAATTTttcaaatatttgtatttgttaaTTAACTAGTGATTTTAAAATATTGTCAATGCTTAGTCATTGTGTGCATCAATCCTTTAATTTACCCCTAATACAATGATGAATTAAATGCCACACGCATCCATATCATCTCCCAAAGCAAACCACTTATTTAGTCTGGGAAAATGTAACAGAATGCTTGAAAAGATTAATCTTGAAAAGATGAATCTTTTGAAGTTAGATGAATGTGATTTGACAATAATGTAGGGCAGTTGTACATAAATACTTTTTAAATACAGATGTATACTTAATTAGACTGTAAATCCAGGGTTATATTTTATTAGACTGTAAATCCAGAGTTATCTTTCATTAGACTGTTACAATATTtccccattattctttaaaaaattcttcaagctctgtcaagttgattgttggtCATTGAAAGACAGCCATTTGCAAGTCTTGCAATATATGTTCAAGCTGATTTAAGACAAAACTTTAACTctgtcactcaggaacattcaaagtCATGTTGGTATGCAACTCCCGTATAGATTTGGaattgtgtttcaggttattgtccaggtggaaggtgaattcatctcccagtgtgttggaaagcagactgaaccaggttttcctctaggattttgcatgtgctgaacttatttaggcttgccttaaCAAAGGGGGTTGAATACTCGTTGATTCAAGACATGTCAGCTTCACAATTTAATTAATTTCTAAAATGTTCAAAAAACAAAATTCCCCTTTGACgtcatgggatattgtgtgtaggccagtgacacacaatTCAATCAATTTAAAATGCAGGCTGAAATACAGCAAAATGACCATAGATGACTGTATGGACTTtcgaccctgtgtgtgtgtgtgtgtgtgtgtgtgtgtgtgtgtgtgtgtgtgtgtgtgtgtgtgtgtgtgtgtgtgtgtgtgtgtgtgtgtgtgtgtgtgtgtgtgtgtgtgtctaagattGTGTAGCCTGTCCTCTTCTGTTCCACTGAAACCTGTCATATTTGTGTACCTCTGACCTAGTTATTGAGAAACCACCATCCACCTCTATGCGTTTCCTGTTGTTGTTCTGTGAACCAACACCGTCTCAGAAATAGACAGGACCCTAAAGCCCACCCAGCTCAACGTGGTCTCTGTTGCTAGGCAATACATTCTCCAGAAACAACTTTGCGGTGACATTTGCAGGTCTTTCACACTCTTTCTCACCTTCTTTCACCTCTCCTCTGTGAGTGACAGAGTCTGGAGTCTCAGGTTATAGAGTGGTATTTTGATCTGTTTGTTTTGGAACAAACAAATTAAATGTTTCAACGCTCTGGCGAGTAGCTGAGAAAAGTACATCCTCTCACATCCACCGAGCCGCTCGGCTATGATTCTAGAAAGGAAAAAATGATTCAATGAAacgctggagagatgagagttgaTCTGTGAGAGATACAGGTGAGCTTCTCACGTAGCCATGGCAACACGTTGGTCCCAAATATAGCTTACAATGTTACGCAAACCGTAAGCCCGGGCCAACCCAAATCAACTCTTAAAATAGGCCCAGGCAGTAAATCTAAATAACGAAAAGGAAACTCGAATGAACTTTGATCGCCTTTATtcacatttttttacattgtagaaagtGACTATTACTTTTCATGCCACAAGAGATGCT from Oncorhynchus masou masou isolate Uvic2021 chromosome 29, UVic_Omas_1.1, whole genome shotgun sequence harbors:
- the LOC135518918 gene encoding granzyme K-like, with protein sequence MYLHLLILLQLLSSAGASESGIVGGKMAKPHSRPYMVSLQHRGHHVCGGMLIREDFVLTSAHCLRREYPLTVVLGAHNLTKEEKKSRQERKVSHYHRHPLHENITQLSYDIMLLKLHTNAVLNEYVKVIGLPNKDKRIPARTKCSVTGWGKTSPDKTSGVADVLMEVEVTMQFNFECVKKWKDDFISSQMICTDDGQKGFCQGDSGGPVICKNKNVAHGIVASFK